From a single Pseudorasbora parva isolate DD20220531a chromosome 15, ASM2467924v1, whole genome shotgun sequence genomic region:
- the aasdh gene encoding beta-alanine-activating enzyme encodes MTGKALHELVHVAAREHGDRTAVAFDSSVAARASLTYAEVLSLANDLTGHLRDSVQNHEGVIGLVCHADVLLPVWIIGILQFPAAYVPLDPASPPLCTMRMMNKCRLNFCFIQNELLNQFQSAFSSLLSLEICATLSSHRLTLIKIQSEQDANAPSSSSVTKDVQQREPLAYVLHTSGTTGLPKIVKVPHRCIMPNITHLRSVFKMTAEDVVFLSSPLTFDPSVVELFLALSSGACLLIVPSAVKKMPRRLAHVLFKRNATTVLQATPTLVRRFGRRVLQEEVLSANSSLRILAFGGEPCPTLNLLKSWRQEGNGTHICNLYGTSEVSCWASLFKVPDEHLCLENPTDESVPIGEPMLDTIMEVRDETGRPITEGEGQLFIGGQERVCLLDDEETVVKGTMRATGDWVQVRESRLYFQGRKDRLVKRFGQRVHLDALQRVIENLPQVEACAVSLSEGDRLVAFIVLASGQPGALSSFSSETHHEEPFQHYTKSSKGLAAGEVSGNATSYSLRDTEGEIRHMLSQLLAGHSIPDLIFFIPALPLTSHGKIAIDELMTMCDTQSQDIKNKQTVRKDIESVRLKLQTLWKESLGLPNDAVVEEDTHFMLSGGDSLQALRLCDEITVAMGTTSVGLLEVILDGSFSDVLGHIMKETHYAIQPSKKRIRDYSDSVVSSKRREKKTATVNATESTVASVVPSVRRTMGFVVVRRAGDVTDWGCLQKMHEGNSSDALETHSSQNSAFKEVTERLVPHGVAEMLPVTESTGIGEASSKNVPPLGLRILWSSDTGRCVDASPALLVGPERTTVFIGSHSHRLQALDLFNGEVIWERILGDRLESSAAISKCGSLVAVGCYDRQVYFLDVSCGDTVWTFETGDVVKSSPTVDPKTGLIFAGSHDGYIYALDPLAKTCLWQYYCGGGAVFSSPCVHPSLRHLYCSTLGGNLHCLNPDSGKVLWTYSSTVPFFSSPHCSDSSVFIGSVNGHIIGISHSGDTLWDFSTKGPIFSSPCISSLTLLTNQTIPTTPSRSTSPNHTVTCGSHDGHVYCLNGNNGSLLWQFQTTGKVFSTPFVFDGAPWGLRTLAAVCSTDGKVWVLDGETGTLKATLTLPGELFSSPVVWGHNLVVGCRNDYVYCLELTKN; translated from the exons ATGACAGGGAAAGCCCTTCATGAACTCGTGCACGTGGCGGCGCGTGAGCACGGCGATAGAACAGCCGTCGCTTTCGACAGCAGCGTCGCAGCGCGCGCCTCTCTGACATATGCTGAAGTTTTGTCCCTCGCAAATGATTTGACTGGACACCTGCGCGACTCTGTCCAGAATCATGAGGGTGTCATAGGACTGGTCTGCCATGCTGACGTCCTCCTTCCTGTATGGATTATTGG TATTCTGCAGTTTCCTGCTGCATATGTACCTCTTGATCCTGCATCACCGCCTCTGTGCACCATGAGGATGATGAACAAGTGCAGGCTGAATTTCTGCTTCATACAAAACGAGCTGCTTAAT CAATTCCAAAGTGCATTTTCCAGCCTGCTTTCCCTTGAAATCTGTGCAACATTGTCCTCACATAGACTcactttaataaaaatacaaagtgAGCAGGACGCAAACGCTCCTTCCAGCTCTTCTGTGACCAAAGAtgtccagcagagggagccTTTGGCTTATGTTTTGCACACATCCGGAACAACAGGGCTTCCAAAAATAGTGAAGGTCCCACACAGGTGCATAATGCCTAATATCACACATCTACG ATCTGTCTTTAAGATGACTGCAGAAGATGTTGTGTTCCTGTCCTCTCCGCTAACCTTTGACCCCTCTGTGGTGGAGCTGTTTTTGGCCCTGTCTTCCGGAGCATGTCTCTTAATTGTCCCCTCTGCTGTTAAAAAGATGCCACGCAGACTTGCTCATGTGCTGTTTAAACGAAACGCTACAACAGTCTTACAG GCTACTCCCACTCTTGTGAGGCGCTTTGGACGTCGTGTCCTTCAGGAGGAGGTGCTTAGTGCTAATTCATCCCTGAGGATATTGGCTTTTGGAGGAGAGCCATGTCCAACTCTAAATCTTCTCAAAAGCTGGAGGCAGGAAGGCAATGGCACACACATCTGTAATCTTTACGGCACCTCAGAAGTTTCTTGCTGGGCAAGTTTGTTCAAAGTCCCAGACGAACACCTGTGCTTGGAGAACCC AACTGATGAATCTGTGCCCATTGGAGAGCCGATGTTGGATACCATAATGGAGGTGAGAGATGAAACAGGACGTCCCATCACTGAAGGAGAAGGACAGTTATTCATTG GCGGTCAGGAGAGGGTGTGTCTTCTTGACGATGAAGAAACTGTAGTGAAGGGAACAATGCGTGCTACTGGAGACTGGGTGCAGGTGCGGGAGTCCCGTCTGTATTTCCAGGGCAGGAAGGATCGGCTCGTCAAACGGTTTGGTCAGCGGGTACACCTCGATGCCTTGCAGCGG GTCATTGAGAATTTGCCTCAGGTTGAGGCGTGCGCAGTGAGCCTGAGTGAGGGTGACAGGCTGGTGGCATTTATAGTGCTCGCATCGGGTCAACCAGGAGCCCTTTCATCCTTCTCCTCTGAAACTCATCATGAAGAACCTTTCCAACATTATACAAAATCCTCTAAAGGCCTCGCCGCTGGAGAAGTCTCTGGAAATGCCACCTCCTACTCACTGAGAGATACGGAAGGAGAGATTCGCCATATGTTATCACAGCTTTTGGCCGGTCACAGCATTCCTGACTTGATATTCTTCATCCCTGCCCTTCCACTCACCTCTCATG GTAAAATAGCCATTGACGAGTTGATGACAATGTGTGACACTCAAAGTCAagacataaaaaataaacaaactgtACGGAAAGACATTGAATCTGTGAGACTGAAGTTGCAGACCCTGTGGAAG gaGAGTCTTGGCCTGCCGAATGACGCGGTGGTTGAGGAAGACACACACTTCATGTTAAGTGGAGGAGACTCCCTTCAGGCCCTGCGTCTCTGTGATGAGATCACTGTTGCCATGGGGACAACCTCTGTGGGCCTGCTGGAGGTCATATTGGATGGCTCTTTCTCAGATGTGCTTGGCCACATCATGAAAGAAACACATTATGCAATCCAGCCATCGAAGAAGAGAATTCGAGATTATTCAGACTCTGTAGTTTCATCTAAAAGACGAGAAAAGAAAACGGCCACAGTGAATGCTACAGAAAGCACAGTGGCTTCTGTAGTTCCCTCAGTGAGAAGGACCATGGGATTTGTAGTTGTGAGACGAGCCGGTGATGTGACCGATTGGGGTTGTTTGCAGAAAATGCACGAGGGAAACTCCTCAGATGCTCTAGAGACACATTCGTCACAAAACTCAGCTTTTAAAGAGGTGACAGAGCGCCTTGTACCTCATGGAGTTGCTGAGATGTTACCCGTCACCGAGAGCACAGGTATAGGTGAGGCTTCTAGCAAAAACGTCCCGCCGCTTGGCCTGCGAATCCTCTGGAGCTCAGACACAGGCCGATGTGTGGATGCCTCGCCGGCACTTCTAGTGGGCCCTGAGAGGACCACAGTCTTCATTGGCTCTCACTCACACAGACTGCAGGCTCTTGACCTGTTCAACGGAGAGGTCATTTGGGAGCGAATCCTTGGAGATCGGTTAGAGTCTTCTGCGGCCATCTCAAAATGCGGGAGCCTTGTAGCAGTAG GCTGCTATGACAGACAGGTGTATTTCCTGGATGTTTCCTGTGGGGACACAGTGTGGACGTTTGAGACGGGGGATGTGGTGAAAAGTTCCCCTACTGTAGACCCTAAAACTGGGCTGATTTTTGCAGGGTCTCATGATGGCTATATTTATGCATTAGACCCACTG GCTAAGACTTGTCTATGGCAGTACTATTGTGGTGGCGGTGCAGTGTTTTCATCCCCTTGTGTCCACCCGTCTCTGAGACATTTATACTGTAGTACTCTGGGTGGGAATCTCCACTGCCTTAATCCA GACAGTGGAAAAGTCTTGTGGACGTATTCCAGCACTGTCCCGTTTTTCTCATCTCCTCACTGCTCTGATTCCTCTGTCTTCATTGGTTCAGTTAATGGCCATATTATTGGAATAAGCCATTCTGGAGATACG TTATGGGACTTCTCGACTAAAGGACCAATCTTCTCATCCCCATGCATTTCTTCCTTGACATTATTGACCAATCAGACGATTCCTACAACACCCAGCAGGAGCACATCACCCAATCACACCGTCACATGTGGGTCACATGACGGTCATGTATACTGTTTAAATGGCAATAATGGATCATTATTGTGGCAGTTCCAGACCACAGGCAAGGTGTTCTCTACTCCATTTGTGTTTGACGGCGCTCCGTGGGGTTTGAGAACACTAGCGGCCGTTTGCTCCACTGATGGAAAGGTGTGGGTTTTAGATGGAGAAACCGGCACATTGAAGGCAACTTTAACTTTGCCAGGCGAGCTTTTCTCCTCGCCTGTCGTATGGGGGCATAACTTGGTTGTTGGATGTCGTAATGATTATGTGTATTGTCTAGAACTGACCAAAAACTGA
- the si:dkeyp-117h8.4 gene encoding uncharacterized protein si:dkeyp-117h8.4, which translates to MYAKPLYSDQFKRNDEEFRNTMEAIFQKYSSLNDPGIDICLRTMTCRTVRGPVAIDSAEGERELEALKTQVKADYSMREFDDQDNDEMDVSTEDDLDSSGQKENSENLWHGGEAFQLSTNPNNTPHGFLWEELSQPKEEDEELEKTLSSHGSTLLDVYPSMLNQIGEAYRRQHVTDTARAVVQKYRRKHWQAGSMHHNSSFKSRQNSTLNKTTNISFTQSPAQRNISNCFKGSDKLQNLLMNKSSPVRNSSSEASACFYSPRRNTADVSGVTDESLWTDLHLTRKPDHNTARVIDLTTPPYSGSPSSPDLDQTYDVGVTTNPVPAASVFTSPRQSRAGLPVIGQRGMSIISRPSSLDKDCFRDRLHSSASSPQHLIGVLSPSGKSSFRPSVLNVERQLNLTASPKRKSPVHLANSEALTSPYGAKNALLSSPWRSVYGRADHSTIPYSGSPTCQDLDQTYDVGATTNAVPAESVFPSPRQSRAGLPVIGQRETSIISRPSSLDKDCFRDRLHSPVSSPQCLIGVLSPSGRSSFRPSVLNVEKQLNSTASPKRKSPVHLAQSEAFGSPYGAKNVPLSSPRRSVYDRADQSLSKLVKPSHFTPSKRQRSLSGPQSTLSFSEPQIDAEFRKLYHHFICRGSSSPCPSSHCHLCERHMKETSRSPSFSSSSMSALALTPLRAKLKKRQRQPEVEESLRFKRFRESRSPLKHLQLTGRCVSAAMSELTEDKLTWDRAVLLQCPSPRFLRGTGNLRRIREAKLSMQMNPHTLSWRDAPGEVQPVEVVSPMRPCIQGTAPLSPSLSRRRLQYGLLQ; encoded by the exons ATGTATGCAAAGCCTTTATATTCAGATCAATTTAAGAGAAATGACGAGGAGTTCAGAAACACGATGGAAGCTATTTTTCAGAAG TATTCCAGTCTAAATGATCCTGGAATAGACATCTGTCTCAGAACAATGACCTGCAGGACTGTAAGAG GTCCTGTTGCCATTGACAGTGCAGAGGGAGAACGTGAGCTGGAAGCTTTAAAA ACTCAAGTTAAAGCAGACTATTCCATGAGGG AGTTTGATGACCAGGACAATGATGAg atGGATGTGTCCACTGAAGATGATCTTGATAGCTCTGGTCAAAAGGAGAACAGCGAAAATCTGT GGCATGGAGGTGAAGCATTCCAGCTCTCTACAAATCCGAATAACACACCTCATGGTTTTCTGTGGGAGGAGCTGTCTCAGCCCAAGGAAGAGGATGAAGAACTGGAGAAAACGCTGAGCAGCCATGGCAGCACCCTCCTGGATGTCTATCCCAGCATGCTTAACCAGATCGGCGAAGCATATCGGCGGCAGCACGTGACCGATACGGCAAGGGCTGTGGTGCAGAAGTACCGCCGCAAACACTGGCAAGCCGGCTCGATGCACCACAACTCTTCCTTCAAGAGCAGGCAAAACTCCACTCTAAACAAAACGACAAATATCTCATTTACTCAAAGTCCAGCTCAAAGAAACATAAGCAACTGTTTCAAGGGCAGTGACAAACTACAAAACTTGCTCATGAACAAGTCTTCACCAGTCAGAAATTCATCCTCTGAGGCCAGTGCCTGTTTTTACTCACCAAGGAGGAACACTGCAGATGTGAGCGGTGTGACGGATGAGTCTCTGTGGACTGATCTGCATTTAACCAGGAAGCCGGATCACAATACCGCTCGTGTGATTGACTTGACCACACCCCCATATTCTGGTTCCCCCTCATCTCCAGATCTGGACCAAACCTATGATGTTGGAGTGACAACTAATCCTGTTCCAGCCGCGTCTGTCTTTACTTCTCCACGACAAAGCAGAGCAGGTCTGCCTGTTATTGGCCAGAGAGGAATGTCAATCATCTCCCGGCCCTCCTCATTGGACAAAGACTGCTTTAGGGACCGCCTACACTCTTCTGCCTCGTCACCACAACATCTCATTGGTGTTTTATCTCCTAGTGGGAAAAGTAGCTTCAGACCCAGTGTGCTAAACGTGGAAAGACAACTAAACTTAACAGCGAGTCCAAAGCGAAAGTCTCCTGTCCATCTAGCCAATTCTGAGGCTCTCACATCTCCTTATGGTGCCAAAAATGCGCTGTTGTCGTCACCCTGGCGATCCGTTTACGGCCGTGCAGACCACTCCACAATCCCATATTCTGGTTCCCCCACCTGTCAAGATCTGGACCAAACCTATGATGTTGGAGCGACAACTAATGCTGTTCCAGCTGAATCTGTCTTTCCTTCTCCACGACAAAGCAGAGCAGGTCTGCCTGTTATTGGCCAGAGAGAAACGTCGATAATCTCCCGGCCCTCCTCATTGGACAAAGATTGCTTTAGGGACCGCCTACACTCTCCTGTCTCCTCGCCACAATGCCTCATTGGTGTTTTATCTCCTAGTGGAAGAAGTAGCTTTAGACCCAGTGTGCTGAACGTGGAAAAACAACTAAACTCAACAGCAAGTCCAAAGCGAAAGTCTCCTGTCCATCTAGCCCAATCTGAGGCCTTCGGATCTCCTTATGGGGCCAAAAATGTGCCGTTGTCATCACCCCGACGGTCCGTTTACGACCGTGCTGACCAAAGTTTATCCAAGCTGGTGAAACCATCCCACTTTACACCATCCAAACGTCAACGCTCTCTTTCTGGCCCCCAGTCCACACTCTCATTCAGTGAACCACAGATTGATGCCGAGTTCAGAAAGCTGTATCACCACTTCATCTGTCGCGGCTCTTCGTCGCCTTGTCCTTCGTCCCACTGTCACCTCTGCGAGAGACACATGAAGGAGACGTCCCGCAGCCCCAGCTTCTCCTCCTCCAGCATGTCTGCTCTCGCTCTGACGCCTCTGAGGGCCAAGCTTAAGAAACGACAGCGCCAGCCCGAAGTGGAAGAGTCCCTCCGTTTCAAACGCTTCAGAGAGAGTCGTTCCCCACTCAAACATCTCCAGCTCACAGGCAGATGTGTGAGCGCTGCCATGTCAGAACTCACTGAAGATAAACTCACCTGGGATAGAGCCGtcctgctgcagtgccccagtCCACGCTTCCTCAGAGGCACTGGAAACCTCCGAAGAATCAGGGAGGCTAAATTAAGCATGCAAATGAACCCACATACTTTGTCCTGG